The Desulfovibrio subterraneus nucleotide sequence CTCGGCCGCATCAGCTATCCCTACCGCCACTATCCGGACACATGGTGCTCCGCCCTGCGCGAGGTGCTGGCCGAACACGAGCAGGTGTCTCCCGATTCCATTCTTGTGGGCAACGGCTCATCCGAAAACATCTTTCTTGCCATCCAGCAGCTCCGCCCTCAGCATGTGGTACTGCTCTCCCCCATCTTCTCGGAATATGTGCGGGCCTGCGAGGCATTCAACGTGCCATACACCCTTATCCCCTGCAGCGCGGCAAACGGCTTTGCCTGCACGGAACTGGAACTGGATACACTGCGCCGCACCCAGGCGGACCTTGCCATCATCTGCTCACCCAACAACCCTGCCTGTGTGACCTATGCAAACATGACGGACATTCTGCACGCCACGCAGGCTGCAACCGTGCTCGTGGATAACACCTACAGCGAATTTCTGTGGGGACTGCCCGAATACGATGCAAACCGCCTGGCGGTCTATGCGGACATGATGCGCGAGGGGGTGGAGGTAATGACGGTGCAGAGCTTCACCAAGTTTTTCTACTGCACCGGCGTGCGACTCGGTTATTCCGTGGCCTCGCCTGACCTCACCGAGCGTCTTGCAAAAGGTAAAACGCCCTGGACTGTCTCGGCCTTTGCCGAGCAGGCGGGCATTGCGTTCATGGCAAACATGGGCGCATACAGGGAACGGCTGGACATGATGCGCGAACTGCGCACCGGCTTCATAAATGCCCTGCAGCAAACAGGGTGCTTCATGAATGACAGGATATTCGCCGGGGTGAACTACGTCACTGCGGGTTTACGAAAGCCCGAAGAGGCGCAGCGGGTCTATGGCGCATTGCTTGCGCAGGGCATTCTTGTGCGGGTCTGCGATAATATTCCGGGTATGCCGCAGGGGTATCTGCGTATGCAGGTGCGGGAAAAAAGCGCATGGCTGCGGCTTACGCAGGCACTGCAAAAGCTCGTCTAGCCCAGCAGCAACACCTTGCACAGGGTGGCCAGTTCCTTATCCAGCTTGTCGATGACCTTATCCAGTGCTTCCGGCTTCAGCTCAAGAGCATCCCACGCAGATATATCCACCGGGGAAACGCGGCAGTCATCTGTCGCGGCATAGCCCATGGCCTTTACTATGGTATCGGCAAGATGCACGTAGATAGGCTCGTCATACTCCGCAGACATGGAAGGGTCATGATGGTATCGCACGGCGGCAACCAGATTGGCAGGCAGAGACCAGCCTTCGAACATTTTTGCCCCGATCTCCGCATGCGTCATACCGAGCGTCTTGCCTTCCGCCTCAATCAGCGGGCACTTCCAACCTTCCGCGGCACGCATAACCTCAAAAGCCAGTTCCCCGTTTGACGAAGTGAGGGCAAGCCAGCCCACATCGTGCACCAGACCGGCCACAAAGTAGCGCTCAAGCCCTTCGCGGCCGTTCAGCCGAGCCAGTTCCTGCGCGGTCATGCCCACAGCTATGGAGTGTTCCCAGAATTTATCCATGGCCAGATAGGTGTTCGGGCGTTCACGGAACAACCCGAGCATGAGCGTGCCAAGGGCAAGCGTGGATATCTGCCGCAGACCGAGCACGGCAATGGCGCGGGAGACTGTATCGATGGAAGATCTGAAGCCGAAAAGGGCGCTGTTCACCAGCTTGAGGATGGAGGTGGTCATATGGGGATCAAGACTGATGACCTGCCCAAGATCCTGCACGGTCACATCGTCGCGGTCCATGAGTCCCTGCAGTTCATGAAAAACTTGCGGCAGCGATGGCAGCTTTGCCTGCTGGATGACCTCTTCCACGGTATCCCTGCTGCCACTCCGCACTGATTCCGCAGGGTATGGCCGGCCGGACCGCTGGGCATTGGCCAGCGGCTCTGGAACAAACCGGTCGAGAACGAGAACGCCCCTCTGAGCCGCAACGGTATGCAGACGTATTCTGGCCTCCCCGCGCAACCAGCTGCACAGGGAGCTTTTCCCGGCAAAGCGGAACCGCCTGTCGAGAATGCCTTCTATCCTGCTTTCCACTTCCTCGTTGCTCGCAGTCGCCATCAGTCCACCCCGTGGTCGGTTTTCTTTCAAGCCTAGACCAACGGAGAAATGAGTGCAACACTTCTCCCCGAAACGGACAAGCCCCCTGAGAGGGGATCTCAGGGGGCTTGCCAAATGAAGCGACTGAATCAATGTCCGCGAAGCGAGGGACCACACGGACTTAAATCCTTTGAATTATGTTTGTGTATAGCAGATACCGTGCCAAGAGAGCATATTTAAAAAGCCGCATGCCTTGCGGGTTTCCGCAGGA carries:
- a CDS encoding pyridoxal phosphate-dependent aminotransferase; amino-acid sequence: MTATQHTQGTHGGEVYRLARTLGVTPDAILDFSSNANSLCDDLTSGILGRISYPYRHYPDTWCSALREVLAEHEQVSPDSILVGNGSSENIFLAIQQLRPQHVVLLSPIFSEYVRACEAFNVPYTLIPCSAANGFACTELELDTLRRTQADLAIICSPNNPACVTYANMTDILHATQAATVLVDNTYSEFLWGLPEYDANRLAVYADMMREGVEVMTVQSFTKFFYCTGVRLGYSVASPDLTERLAKGKTPWTVSAFAEQAGIAFMANMGAYRERLDMMRELRTGFINALQQTGCFMNDRIFAGVNYVTAGLRKPEEAQRVYGALLAQGILVRVCDNIPGMPQGYLRMQVREKSAWLRLTQALQKLV
- a CDS encoding HDOD domain-containing protein, encoding MATASNEEVESRIEGILDRRFRFAGKSSLCSWLRGEARIRLHTVAAQRGVLVLDRFVPEPLANAQRSGRPYPAESVRSGSRDTVEEVIQQAKLPSLPQVFHELQGLMDRDDVTVQDLGQVISLDPHMTTSILKLVNSALFGFRSSIDTVSRAIAVLGLRQISTLALGTLMLGLFRERPNTYLAMDKFWEHSIAVGMTAQELARLNGREGLERYFVAGLVHDVGWLALTSSNGELAFEVMRAAEGWKCPLIEAEGKTLGMTHAEIGAKMFEGWSLPANLVAAVRYHHDPSMSAEYDEPIYVHLADTIVKAMGYAATDDCRVSPVDISAWDALELKPEALDKVIDKLDKELATLCKVLLLG